The proteins below come from a single Necator americanus strain Aroian chromosome V, whole genome shotgun sequence genomic window:
- a CDS encoding hypothetical protein (NECATOR_CHRV.G20309.T1) → MQTHTIIIVLWKYRLNLSKLRKPGNVRIFVVGPPRTLVDESNVDVYFQVESPIRDHDHQQLLQKVRELCSMYAASQRRLVAFERSLQKAVARIRKEMSIEGFYPEQLEQILSVRDAIHNPRKNGLATLRQCSLSGSPQPEPWLEVIRSQVGGFPVVVRSVRQHPLQGILRTEREFRQYFRRNSTVHHCGEYVVQEFIDDGYEFTALCTAKGGLIACTASMETHRTILECIQNQLPYAVQLFTVEQTRDMLPGVESFATQVIKATFSKSYSGAIFIKGFYKDHNDIFFLGFSLEPESETLRTLLAMSKTMPWEIALIESHYETNDNMQNGHSAPSPIHHCVVNFPTAEGVLIHQTSIPKRQTSEMRVAWRCAEGQEMTDSTSIDENVAQVYLTNSDHDRLLEEAQDIMRNTDITIDRNVLLDRHSVCRRNVSRLNPRELIRSCTTTD, encoded by the exons ATGCAGACCCATACCATAATTATTGTCTTATGGAAATATCGTCTAAACCTCTCAAAACTACGAAAACCTGGAAATGTACGGATTTTCGTCGTAGGACCTCCGAGGACGCTTGTGGACGAGAGCAA TGTGGATGTATACTTCCAAGTGGAGTCGCCTATACGTGACCACGACCATCAGCAATTGCTTCAGAAG GTTCGAGAATTGTGCTCAATGTATGCAGCGTCACAACGACGACTTGTCGCATTTGAGAGAAGTTTGCAAAAAGCGGTGGCCAGAATAAGGAAGGAGATGAGCATAGAG GGATTTTATCCGGAACAACTAGAACAAATACTCAGCGTACGCGACGCAATCCATAATCCTCGTAAGAATGGGCTAGCTACTTTGAG ACAATGTTCACTCTCCGGAAGTCCTCAGCCGGAACCGTGGTTGGAAGTTATTCGATCTCAAGTAGGCGGATTTCCAGTGGTTGTACGATCTGTTCGTCAACATCCACTTCAAGGAATATTGCGTACTGAACGAGAATTTCGACAATACTTCAGA CGTAACTCTACCGTACACCACTGTGGAGAGTACGTCGTACAGGAATTTATTGACGATGGTTACGAATTCACAGCCTTATGTACTGCTAAAGGAGGGTTGATTG CTTGCACGGCTTCTATGGAAACTCATCGGACCATTCTGGAATGCATCCAAAACCAGCTACCGTATGCAGTACAGTTGTTTACAGTGGAGCAAACAAGAGATATGTTACCTGGAGTGGAATCGTTCGCTACTCAG GTTATCAAGGCTACCTTTTCAAAAAGCTACTCAGGTGCAATTTTCATCAAGGGATTTTACAAG GATCACAACGATATCTTCTTCCTGGGTTTCTCCTTGGAACCAGAGTCGGAAACACTTCGAACGTTGTTAGCTATGTCGAAAACAATGCCTTGGGAAATTGCTCTAATCGAGAGTCATTACGAAACCAACGATAACATGCAG AATGGTCATTCCGCACCGTCACCAATCCATCATTGTGTAGTGAACTTTCCAACTGCCGAAGGAGTTCTTATACATCAGACATCGATACCAAAAAG ACAAACAAGCGAAATGCGAGTAGCGTGGCGATGTGCTGAAGGTCAAGAAATGACGGATAGCACAAGTATTGACGAGAACGTCGCGCAA GTCTACCTCACAAATTCGGATCACGATCGTCTACTTGAAGAAGCTCAAGATATCATGCGAAACACTGACATCACCATTGACCGCAACGTTCTACTGGATCGTCACTCAGTTTGCCGTCGCAACGTATCGCGCCTGAATCCTCGTGAACTGATCCGCAGTTGCACGACTACTGACTGa
- a CDS encoding hypothetical protein (NECATOR_CHRV.G20310.T1) — MELFTRFDVMRVSRETGSKRHEAKTVAQAAGLEATRRSAAVGIEVGPWRAAEMGGGNEDLHTTPTAALHRAASSAAACTNVRASCRALVQL, encoded by the exons Atg gaACTGTTCACAAGATTTGACGTCATGAGGGTTAGCCGGGAGACGG ggtcaaaacgacatgaagcaaaaacagttgcgcaagcggctgggCTTGAAGCGACGCGGCGGAgcgcagcagttggaatcgaggtgggaccatggcgagctgcagagatgggtggcggtaacGAGGATCTTCACACGACTCCGACCGCtgcgcttcaccgcgccgcttcgagcgcagccgcgtgcacaaatgtccgtgcttcatgtcgtgcTTTGGTCCAACTATAA